In the Podospora pseudocomata strain CBS 415.72m chromosome 5, whole genome shotgun sequence genome, one interval contains:
- a CDS encoding hypothetical protein (EggNog:ENOG503P6TQ): MSTDWTNDPKAAEKTLQDSLEAELKTHPDRFLRTAKADGKVTFNGDKSPFYAIQTYVWCGMLYPDNDADFQKKLPQSRFKPLEAVLPKIYEDTKDALVAVSSSCHKFSSGPMEGVFSYSSLVKKYAVNAKTSLGADDGLGAQLKTLTSDKYKNKDSIDDDFEAAKELAKERLEELKSDAKEKEEQSDKLRKDLQDFLNETEANKKQVTAVNDKYLSPVTDSGGKHYKNAMVYLNHELEDLQKKLKDAKDEADKQSKELKEEGDPKGWKFWVNVLSGPTGTWNLYQKLKDFKDALDKWSTQNKETEDVLKCQTTVTALEAQIDDLITRMTKAVEGIRLIQDTFRHLGESLDPVIKAIDKIEKGTSSPLQAIRKSNISHGIQDAVTKYDEIIKEAEDFAKAAQIKVVDA; encoded by the exons ATGTCAACCGACTGGACTAACGACCCCAAGGCAGCAGAGAAGACCTTGCAGGACTCTCTCGAGGCTGAACTCAAAACGCACCCGGATCGTTTCCTCAGAACGGCGAAGGCAGACGGTAAGGTCACTTTCAATGGCGACAAGAGCCCATTCTACG CCATCCAAACATATGTCTGGTGCGGAATGCTGTACCCCGATAATGATGCCGACTTCCAGAAGAAGCTCCCTCAGTCCCGGTTCAAGCCTTTGGAAGCGGTCCTTCCCAAGATCTACGAG GATACCAAAGATGCTCTAGTCGCTGTTTCTTCCTCGTGCCACAAGTTCAGCAGTGGGCCCATGGAGGGGGTCT TCTCCTATTCCTCCCTGGTGAAGAAATACGCTGTCAACGCCAAGACCTCCCTCGGAGCCGACGATGGCCTCGGCGCGCAGCTCAAGACGCTGACGTCGGACAAGTACAAGAACAAGGACAGCATTGACGATGATTTCGAAGCGGCGAAGGAGCTCGCGAAGGAAAGactggaggagctcaagtcggacgccaaggagaaggaagagcagAGTGACAAGTTGAGGAAAGACCTTCAAGAC TTCCTCAACGAAACcgaggccaacaagaagcaggtCACCGCTGTGAATGACAAGTATCTAAGCCCGGTGACGGATTCTGGGGGGAAGCATTACAAGAATGCGATGGTGTACTTGAACCATGAACTGGAAGACTTgcagaagaagctcaaggacGCCAAGGATGAGGCTGATAAGCAGAGCAAGGAGTTG aaagaggaaggagaccCCAAGGGTTGGAAGTTCTGGGTCAATGTGCTCAGCGGCCCTACGGGTACTTGGAACCTGTACCAGAAGCTCAAAGACTTCAAGGATGCGTTGGACAAGTGGTCCACCCAGAACAAGGAGACGGAGGATGTTCTCAAATGCCAGACTACTGTCACGGCCTTGGAGGCTCAGATTGATGATTTGATCACCAGGATGACaaaggcggtggaggggatcCGGTTGATTCAGGACACTTTCCGGCATTTGGGAGAGTCTCTTGACCCTGTTATCAAGGCCATTGACAAGATTGAGAAGGGCACGAGTTCACCATTGCAGGCTATCCGGAAGTCCAACATCAGCCATGGCATTCAGGATGCTGTCACAAAGTATGACGAG ATTATCAAGGAAGCCGAAGACTTTGCTAAGGCAGCTCAGATCAAGGTCGTCGATGCTTAG
- a CDS encoding hypothetical protein (EggNog:ENOG503P0P9; COG:S), translating into MASFPDFQIQIKSPGGEPFPSISSKTLGSDVEKATLSKLRGLCRIPKKYAFSTNGKNALSDSTSLNDYIHLTPDNLASLSPEAKATEKVKGAPAAETEEKPKPKGVPFVTVHLVSTVVASKPQENVPQSTVISDLKNLLGSAGKGIDGGKLGNTAELLGKLDSLQQNYATAAISRDYTEPADLTETQWENILFNNRILHGYTHMPGTGLLVKAPKREAFSIRRPLQAPSPDLGEVAKAPVPEEKALDKTSDKKAVKEYLNTVPGIPSFYIDDDSKVTVTETRTAFQRSMAREGFSSTAIEANASGSPFGKSISASAALSDENSYSKKNLTEETDFTLEVAYKFPRVAIDLSPRYLQLSDECEEAIKNIKSDYDKVQFINDYGATFPPKLQTSDAFPTKVVLGGFLRSSRQVKVKTNEQLDAAKEETKKAAGLSFASPQVSFGVNYAKNTSNTTTTTQGQTIGNAALTWEARGGDTVLCSNPSAWASTVKDYRYWRITEQSQTVSLVRLIDGIDPNMAHKVEFPNQKDDKLSDNGDLPESELIDKATNLLMGPPSSVPMQIVLKAYREDTDKKGYHAWLKKEHSAEYDDLEIKDPGAGWDSLTDSCKTYFIIYVYKAKDKKVFT; encoded by the exons atggcttcCTTCCCCGATTTTCAAATCCAAATCAAAAGCCCAGGCGGCGAGCCGTTCCCTTCCATCTCTAGCAAGACGCTGGGTTCCGATGTGGAAAAAGCAACGTTGTCCAAGCTCAGGGGCCTTTGCCGCAT CCCAAAGAAATACGCCTTCAGCACCAATGGCAAAAATGCCCTCTCCGACAGCACGTCTCTCAATGACTACATCCACTTGACCCCTGAC AACCTTGCCAGCCTTTCTCCCGAAGCAAAGGCCACCGAGAAGGTAAAGGGAGCACCAGCTGCTGAAACGGAGGaaaagcccaagcccaagggtGTTCCTTTCGTCACGGTTCATCTCGTCTCCACGGTCGTGGCCAGCAAGCCACAGGAGAACGTCCCGCAATCCACTGTGATCTCTGATCTCAAAAACCTACTCGGAAGCGCTGGCAAAGGAATTGATGGCGGCAAACTCGGGAATACCGCCGAGTTGTTGGGAAAGCTTGACTCTCTGCAGCAAAATTACGCGACGGCAGCTAT TTCCAGGGACTACACCGAACCCGCCGATTTGACTGAGACGCAGTGGGAGAATATCCTGTTCAATAACCGGATTCTGCATGGCTATACCCACATGCCAGGCACCGGGCTCTTGGTCAAGGCTCCCAAGAGAG AAGCCTTCTCAATCCGTCGTCCGCTCCAGGCACCTTCTCCGGATCTCGGCGAAGTAGCGAAAGCCCCAGTGCCAGAGGAAAAGGCACTCGACAAGACGAGCGACAAGAAGGCGGTGAAGGAATATCTG AACACTGTCCCAGGCATTCCATCTTTCTACATCGATGACGACTCCAAAGTCACCGTCACCGAAACCAGGACTGCGTTCCAACGGTCCATGGCGCGGGAAGGATTCAGTTCCACGGCTATTGAAGCAAATGC AAGCGGGAGCCCGTTTGGCAAGTCGATCTCTGCTTCCGCGGCCCTCTCCGACGAGAATTCCTACAGCAAGAAGAATCTCACTGAAGAGACCGACTTTACCTTGGAGGTCGCTTACAAG TTCCCCCGCGTAGCCATAGACCTCTCCCCCCGCTACCTCCAGCTCTCCGACGAGTGCGAGGAAGCAATCAAGAACATCAAGAGCGACTACGACAAAGTCCAGTTCATCAATGACTACGGTGccaccttccctcccaaGCTCCAGACAA GTGACGCATTCCCAACCAAGGTCGTCCTCGGCGGTTTCCTccgcagcagccgccaaGTCAAAGTCAAGACCAACGAGCAACTCGATGCAGCCAAGGAAGAGACCAAGAAGGCCGCCGGCCTCAGTTTTGCCTCACCCCAAGTGAGCTTTGGGGTGAACTACGCCAAGAACACCAGTAacaccacgacgacgacccaGGGCCAGACAATCGGGAACGCTGCCTTGACCTGGGAGGCGCGTGGTGGAGACACTGTGCTTTGTTCCAA CCCATCTGCCTGGGCCTCAACCGTAAAGGACTACCGCTACTGGCGCATCACCGAG CAATCCCAAACCGTCTCCCTCGTCCGCTTAATAGACGGCATAGACCCCAACATGGCCCACAAAGTCGAATTCCCCAACCAAAAAGACGACAAGCTCTCCGACAACGGAGACCTCCCCGAGTCAGAGCTCATCGACAaagccaccaacctcctcatggGACCCCCCAGCTCAGTGCCAATGCAAATCGTCCTCAAGGCCTACCGGGAAGACACCGACAAAAAGGGCTACCACGCCTggctgaagaaggagcatTCCGCCGAGTACGACGACCTGGAGATCAAAGACCcgggggctggctgggacAGCCTGACGGATAGTTGCAAGACTTATTTCATCATCTATGTGTACAAGgcgaaggacaagaaggtttTTACTTGA